The window CCGGAGAATTGGTAAATGAAGCAGTAGAGCATTTGAAATTAGCAAAAAGTTATGCTAATGAACCGTTTAGGTGGTCTGAAGATTTTGGAGTTTTATCAGCTACTACCCAAAGCTATCTTTTTGGTCTAGGCTCGGGAAAAAATCATCCCCAGCTACATGAAAACAGCTATGACTTCCCTGATGAATTATTACCTATAGGTGTCGATATATTTTGCACAATTATTCAAAGATTAAATCATTAAAAAATGGAGCACACCTCATTCCTAGCGATTAGCAAAAGTGCATATAGTAATAATATACGGTTTATAAAAAGTCAAATAGGTGATAATGTAACGATCTCTTCAGTAATTAAGGGTAATGCTTACGGTCACGGAATAGAAAACATCGTAAAAATCGCTGAAAATGTAGGCATAAGACATTTTAGTGCTTTTAGTACAGATGAGGCCATCAGGGCTAAAAATTCCTCGAAAAAGAACAGCCAGATTATGGTAATGGGGATGGTAGAAAATGAAAACCTCCCCTATTTAATTGATAATGGAATAAGCTTTTATTGCTTTGAAATGGATAGACTAGAAGCAGCCATTAAGAAAAGTAAAGAACTGGGAATAAAAGCAAAAATTCATATTGAGGTGGAAACAGGTTTTCATCGAACCGGTTTTGAATGGGACGAGAAGGAAGAACTATTGGCTAGTTTGGAAGAAAATAGCGATCACTTACAACTATGCGGTCTATGCACCCACTATGCCGGAGCAGAAAGTGTCGCCAATTATGTTAGGATACAGAATCAGATCAAGCAATACCATAAGTTCAAAGATTGGTTCAATAGCAAGGGGGTTCACTTTGATCGCTACCACACTGCTTGTTCAGCAGCCTCACTAAGTTACCCCGAAACCATCATGGATATGGTGAGAATTGGAATTGCACAGTATGGTTTTTGGCCAAGTCAGGAGACCTATATGTTTAAATTTAAGCAACTGGCACCAAACAAAAAGAATCCGCTCAGGAGGCTCATTAGCTGGAAAAGCCAAGTTATGAGTCTGAAAAAAATTAAAATAGGTGATTTTATAGGGTATGGTAACAGCTATATGGCGTCTAGGGACATGCTTAT of the Cyclobacterium marinum DSM 745 genome contains:
- the alr gene encoding alanine racemase codes for the protein MEHTSFLAISKSAYSNNIRFIKSQIGDNVTISSVIKGNAYGHGIENIVKIAENVGIRHFSAFSTDEAIRAKNSSKKNSQIMVMGMVENENLPYLIDNGISFYCFEMDRLEAAIKKSKELGIKAKIHIEVETGFHRTGFEWDEKEELLASLEENSDHLQLCGLCTHYAGAESVANYVRIQNQIKQYHKFKDWFNSKGVHFDRYHTACSAASLSYPETIMDMVRIGIAQYGFWPSQETYMFKFKQLAPNKKNPLRRLISWKSQVMSLKKIKIGDFIGYGNSYMASRDMLIAQVPVGYCHGFGRSLSNLGKVLIHGKVLSVVGNVTMNTISVDVTDLKEVNKGDEVVIIGRQKRNEITVASFGESTQQVNYELLTRLPHDIPRKIVT